Genomic segment of Pararhodobacter zhoushanensis:
CGGTGACAGCCTTGCGGCGCTGATCCGGGGCGACGGCGGGCCGCTGACACTGGTGATGCGCGAGCTGCGATTGCCGCGCGCGGTGCTGGCCGCGACCATCGGTGCCGGGCTTGGCCTGTCGGGCGCGGTGATGCAGGGCTATCTGCGCAACCCGCTTGCCGAGCCGGGCCTGCTGGGCGTCTCGGGCGCGGCGGCGCTTGGTGCGGTTCTGGCGCTGCAAACCGGGCTGGCGGCGGCAATGGCGCTGGCCCTGCCGCTCTCGGGCCTTGCCGGGGCGTTCACCGCCGTTCTGGTGCTGGCACTGTTGGCCGGGCCGTCTGGCGGCGCGCTGACGTTGATCCTTGCAGGGATCGGGGTCTCGGCCCTGTCCGGGGCCGGGCTGGCGCTGGTGCTGAACCTGTCGCCCGATCCCTTCGCCGCGCAGGAGATCGTGTTCTGGTTGATGGGCTCACTGGCCGACCGATCCTGGAGCCATGTCGCCCTTGCCCTGCCCTTTATCGTCGTGGGCTGTGCGGTGCTGCTGACACAAGCTCAAGCCCTGTCAGCCCTGACGCTGGGCGAGGAGGCGGCGGCTTCCATGGGCGTGAACCTTGGCCGCCTGCGGGTGGTGGTGCTGCTGGGCACCGCCGCCGTGGTCGGCGCATCCACGGCGGTCGCCGGGTCCATCGGCTTCATCGGCCTGATGGTGCCGCATATCCTGCGCCGCGTCACACGGGGCAATCCCGCGCGTCTGCTGCCCGTATCAGCCCTTGGCGGGGCGGCACTGCTGCTGGCCGCCGACATCGCCGTGCGCCTGATCCTTCCCGGTCGCGACCTGAAACTGGGCGTGCTGCTGGCCATCCTCGGCGCGCCGTTTTTCCTGATGCTCATCCTGCGCACCCGTTTTGCGCAAAACGCCTGAGGTCCGTCATGAACCTGACTGCAACCCTTTCCCTGCTCGACCGCCAGCTCGCCGATCCTGCCACCGGCTGGTCGATGGGCTCTTTTGGTGCCATCGCCGAGTTCCGTCACGATCCGGGCGAACCTGCGCAGACCGGCCCGCTGATGCGGGTAACGGCACGCGGCGGCGTCCAGTTGTCTCTGCCGCCCGAGCTGCACCCGGTCGCCTGCGAGACGCTCTCGCCGCGCGCCGGTCTTTGGGGGCAGGCGCTGATGCTGTGCCTGCCGACCGAACTTTCGGCGATGAGCCGCCGCGCGGGTCTGACCGAACTTGGCCCCGACCGCGCCGCCCTGCGCCCGCAGGACCGTGACGCCGTGCTCTTTGACATGGGTCTGGCACAGCCGCAGGTGGATTTTTGTATCCGCACCGCTGATCCTGCCCTGCTCAAGACGCTGCGGGCCGCGGTCGGGCAATCGCTGATGACGCCGGGAAATCCGGCGATGGCCGCGATCCTTGCCGCGCATCCGCACCGCATTGCCCTGACGCGGCTGGGCCGGGTCGAGGTCTTCCAGAAGATCGGCGGCCCCGATACCGGCGGCGTCTCGCCCGCCGGGCCGCACACCCATGTGCTGCCGCAACTGCTGCGCGCCGGGCGCACGCATTCGGCCAATCAGGCGATCCCGGCAGGGCTGGTGCCCTGCGCCGGGCTGTATCCTGCCAGCCCCTTCACCACCGG
This window contains:
- a CDS encoding FecCD family ABC transporter permease, yielding MNRLLTPALVILVILLMLASILIGPAAVPVGDSLAALIRGDGGPLTLVMRELRLPRAVLAATIGAGLGLSGAVMQGYLRNPLAEPGLLGVSGAAALGAVLALQTGLAAAMALALPLSGLAGAFTAVLVLALLAGPSGGALTLILAGIGVSALSGAGLALVLNLSPDPFAAQEIVFWLMGSLADRSWSHVALALPFIVVGCAVLLTQAQALSALTLGEEAAASMGVNLGRLRVVVLLGTAAVVGASTAVAGSIGFIGLMVPHILRRVTRGNPARLLPVSALGGAALLLAADIAVRLILPGRDLKLGVLLAILGAPFFLMLILRTRFAQNA
- a CDS encoding DUF6925 family protein → MNLTATLSLLDRQLADPATGWSMGSFGAIAEFRHDPGEPAQTGPLMRVTARGGVQLSLPPELHPVACETLSPRAGLWGQALMLCLPTELSAMSRRAGLTELGPDRAALRPQDRDAVLFDMGLAQPQVDFCIRTADPALLKTLRAAVGQSLMTPGNPAMAAILAAHPHRIALTRLGRVEVFQKIGGPDTGGVSPAGPHTHVLPQLLRAGRTHSANQAIPAGLVPCAGLYPASPFTTGEGREKPYDPEAARAWAWLYERFGPADLVLLKAELTQHLRAGVSPDVLILPDGREQRRALRVGLRQAARDAELDEALVRAWALAHDGGVEAIEDTPERLGH